The following proteins are encoded in a genomic region of Glycine max cultivar Williams 82 chromosome 18, Glycine_max_v4.0, whole genome shotgun sequence:
- the LOC100786999 gene encoding zinc-finger homeodomain protein 9: protein MDITPTTTIINTTTTPSAAKSPEHETETPTRITTPITPTTTKTLSFSNGVLKRHHHHHLHHPMPAVVTYKECLKNHAANLGGLALDGCGEFMPSPTATAADPSSIKCAACGCHRNFHRREPEDPPITSNTTHVIEYQPHHRHHPPPPLHAAAAARSPNSASPPPISSSYYPSAPHMLLALSAGLAAPPESTAAPSAALSRKRFRTKFSQEQKEKMHKFAEKVGWKIQKRDEDLIHEFCNEVGVDRSVLKVWMHNNKNTFAKKDNNIVISNDINITTSNNINTSIIDDNDANGGDVKVFENPNNNHGSGSGGGEDPAEDPSRNHYGGVNVGANGSSSSS, encoded by the coding sequence ATGGACATAACCCCAACAACAACGATCATCAACACCACCACCACTCCCAGTGCAGCAAAATCCCCGgaacatgaaacagaaacaccGACCAGGATCACCACCCCCATCACTCCCACAACGACAAAAACCTTATCTTTCTCGAATGGTGTCCTCAaacgccaccaccaccaccacctccaccaccCTATGCCTGCGGTGGTTACCTACAAAGAATGCCTCAAAAACCACGCCGCCAACTTGGGTGGCCTCGCTCTAGACGGCTGCGGCGAGTTCATGCCCTCTCCGACCGCCACCGCCGCCGACCCCAGCTCCATAAAATGCGCCGCCTGCGGCTGCCACCGCAACTTCCACCGCCGCGAGCCGGAGGACCCCCCCATCACCTCCAACACCACGCACGTCATCGAGTACCAGCCCCACCACCGCCACCACCCTCCTCCGCCGCTTCACGCGGCGGCGGCAGCACGCAGCCCCAATTCCGCTTCCCCGCCGCCGATCTCCTCCTCTTACTATCCCTCCGCGCCGCACATGCTCCTCGCCCTCTCCGCCGGGCTAGCGGCTCCGCCGGAGAGCACCGCAGCGCCTTCCGCCGCGCTCAGCAGAAAGCGTTTCCGAACGAAGTTCAGTCAGGAGCAGAAGGAGAAGATGCACAAGTTCGCGGAGAAAGTGGGGTGGAAGATTCAGAAGCGGGACGAGGATTTGATTCACGAGTTCTGCAACGAGGTTGGGGTCGATAGAAGCGTTCTCAAGGTTTGGatgcataacaacaaaaacACCTTCGCCAAAAAAGATAACAATATTGTTATTAGTAATGATATTAATATTACTactagtaataatattaataccagtattattgatgataatgatgCAAATGGGGGTGATGTCAAGGTTTTTGAAAACCCTAACAACAACCATGGTAGTGGTAGTGGTGGTGGTGAAGATCCTGCTGAAGATCCGAGTCGTAATCACTATGGTGGGGTGAATGTTGGTGCTAACGGGTCTTCTTCTAGTTCTTGA